A genome region from Ahaetulla prasina isolate Xishuangbanna chromosome 8, ASM2864084v1, whole genome shotgun sequence includes the following:
- the PLA2G12A gene encoding group XIIA secretory phospholipase A2 yields MRGSSRTPAPGRSEMPVRRAVLLPLLVTGALLAVLLEPTRCQEPETPDWRMTLKTIRNGVHKIDTYINAALDLLGGEDGLCHYKCSDGYKPLPRYNYKPVPPNGCGSPLFGVHFDIGIPSMTKCCNRHDRCYDTCGSKKHDCDEQFQYCLSKICRDVQKTLGIPESVQACESTVQLVFDAVIHLGCKPYLDSQRAACVCQYEVNRDL; encoded by the exons ATGCGTGGGAGTTCGAGAACTCCGGCCCCGGGCCGTTCGGAGATGCCCGTAAGGCGAGCGGTCTTGTTGCCGCTGCTCGTGACCGGGGCCCTACTCGCCGTGCTGCTAGAGCCGACCCGGTGCCAGGAGCCTGAAACTCCGGATTGGAGGATGACATTGAAGACGATCAGAAACGGCGTTCATAAGATCGATACTTACATAAACGCCGCTCTGGATCTCCTGGGAGGAGAAGACGGACTCTGTCACTATAAATGCAGTGATG GATACAAACCTTTACCTCGCTACAACTATAAGCCTGTACCACCCAACGGATGTGGTTCTCCACTCTTTGGAGTTCAT TTTGACATTGGCATTCCTTCAATGACAAAATGCTGCAATCGGCATGACAGATGTTATGACACCTGTGGTAGCAAAAAACATGATTGTGACGAGCAGTTTCAATATTGCCTTTCAAAGATCTGCAGAGACGTGCAGAAGACATTAGGAATACCTGAGTCTGTGCAAG CCTGTGAATCTACCGTACAACTAGTGTTCGATGCAGTCATACATCTTGGGTGCAAGCCATATCTTGACAGTCAAAGAGCTGCATGTGTATGCCAGTATGAAGTCAACAGAGACCTGTAA